TCCCCGCGCGCTGGGGGCGCCGAGACTCCCGGATTCGCTTCGCCGAAGGAGGCGATGAAGGGGCCGCGCGAGGAACTGCTCTTCGTCACCTGCACTTACGCGAACACCGGGATCGACAAACCCGATTACCTCGCGGTGGTGGACGCGAAGCCCGGTTCCAAAACGTATGGGCAGGTCGTTCACAGGCTGAAAATGCCGAAGGTCGGTGACGAACTGCACCACTTCGGCTGGAACATTTGCTCCTCGTGTCACGGCAAGCCGGGCGACCGCCGGTACCTCATCGTGCCCGGGCTGAAGTCGGGCCGGATTCACATCGTCGACGCGAAAGACCCGCTCGCGCTGAAGGTCCACAAGGTGATCGAGCCGGAGGAGATCGCGAAGAAGGCCGATCTGTCCGCGCCGCACACGGCCCACTGTTTGCCGACCGGCGAAATCATGCTCTCAATGCTCGGCAACGCGAAGGGCGAGGCGCCCGGCGGGTTCCTGCTGCTCGACGACAAGTACGAGATCAAAGGGCGGTGGGAAAAAGACCTGACGGGGATGAACTTCAACTACGACTTCTGGTACCAACCGCAGCACAACGCGATGGTGTCGAGCGAGTGGGCCGCGCCGAAGACGTTCGCTCCCGGCCCGAACTTCGACGACGTGAAGGCCGGCAAGTACGGCCAGAAGATCCACCTCTGGGACTGGAAAGAGCGGAAGATCAAGCAATCTTTCGATTTGGGGGCCGCATCGATTCCGTTGGAAGTGCGCTTCCTCCACGACCCGTCCCGCCCGATCGGGTTCGTCGGCGCGGCGCTGAGCAGCACGATGTGGCGGTTCGCGCCCGATGGTCGGGGCGGTCAGAAGTGGGCCGCTGATAAAGTCATCGAACTCGCGCCGGTCAAGAACGACAAGTTCCCCGGTGGAGCAGTGCCGGGGCTCATCAGCGACTTCGTGATCTCGATGGATGACCGCTTTCTGTACTTGGCCGCGTGGTTGCACGGCGAGGTCAAGCAGTACGACATCACCGACCCCGGCAAACCGAGACTCACCGGTACCGTGAAGCTCGGCGGCGCGCTCGGCAAACCCGAAAAGCTGATGGGCAAGGAGTTGGCCGGCGGGCCGCAAATGCTCCAGCTCTCGCTCGACGGCAAACGACTGTACGCGACGAATTCGCTCTACAGTACCTGGGATAACGCCTTCTACCCGGACCTCGGGAAGCAAGGTTCGTGGATGGTGCAGATCGACTGCGACACCGAGAAGGGCGGGCTGGCGCTCAACGACAAGTTCTGTGTGGACTTCGGTAAGGAACCGGACGGGCCGAGCCGCGCGCACGAAGTTCGTTACCCGGGCGGCGACTGTACGAGTGACATTTTCAGTTGAGATCGCATGGCGAAAGTATTTCGTACCGCTCTGTTCGTTTCCGCCGACCTCGCGAAAGCTGAAGGCGCGCGGTCGGCCTTTGACTCCGCCGCCGGGCGCCTGGGGATGCCCTGGCGCGGGGTGACCGTCGCGCCGGCGGCGTTCGCGGGTGTGGAAGTCGTCGTTGCGCTCGACGGCTCCGCGCCGGACGGCTGGACCGGGCGCGTCGAGAAATGGGCCACCGGTGACTCGGGCGCCGCCGCGGCCGGTCTAATCGCGCGGCTCCTCGGCGGCAGCGACGAAGAGCTCCCGCCCAGGCCGGCCGCGCCCCGTCCTCCGGCGCCGCCGAAGAAGGTTCACACGGTGAAGCTGAGCCGCGAAACCGCCGGGCGGAAGGGGAAGGGCGTCACGGTGGTGTCCGAACTGCCGCTGAACGAAGACGCACTCAAGGAACTCGCGACGCAGCTCAAGAACAAGTGCGGCACCGGCGGCACCGCGAAGGACGGGCGCATCGAGATCCAGGGCGACCACCGCGACAAACTCGCGCAGGAACTGGAGAAACTCGGCTACAAGGTGAAGCGCTCTGGTGGGTGACGGCGAACGGCCGGTGTAAGCCGGCCGGTGAGAACCAGATGGCCGTTGTGTCGCCTCCACCGGCGCGGAACTGGCGGTGCGTCGTCGCGCACACGTCTGGGGTAAGAATCAGATGGCCGGTGTGTCGTCTCCACCGGCCGGCTTACACCGGCCGTTCGCATCACTCCTTTGTCGCTAACTCGAACAGGTGTCGCGCGGCTCTCCCGCTGATGGCACCGTGCTTCAGTAGCTCCGCGGCGATCAGTTGCACCGCTTTCCAGTTTCCCTCGTCCGCGAGCATGTACTCAACTTTGTCTAGCATTCGCTGTTCGTAGCGCTCCACTTGTCGGTCGGACTTGCGCTCCTGTGTGAGCCGGCGGACGAATCGCAGATCCTGCCCGGCTTCGTCCATCGCGTAAGTGCCCGTGTGCCGGGCCTCGGCCGCCATGCCGCCGAGCGCGATCAGGATCTCGCGCTCGGCCCAGTCGTCGGTCGGCTTCGCCGCGCCCTTCGCGAACCGGCACTCGCCCATGCGCTCACGGTTGGGCAGCACGCTCACTTTGTGGATGGCGCGCCCGAGCACCAGTGCGATCACCGCGTGCCCGGCCTCGTGGTACGCGGTCACTTCGTCGTGGGTCTGATCCATGCCCACATTTTACGCGAGTGGGAGGGACCAAGAAAGTCGCTTCGGCACCCATTGACGCGGGCGCGCCTACCGCGACAATTGGCGTGCCGCGACCGCGCGGTTCCCGCCCCACAACCTCCCTCCCAGGTGACTCATGCTCCGTCCGCTACTCGCCGGCCTGCTCATTGCCGGCTGCGCACTCGCCATCGGCTTCCCCAGATCGATCGCGGAAGACAAAAAAGACGCGCCCAAGAAGAAGGAACGCATCGCGATTGCGGAGCCGAAGGACGTCGCCAAAGACCCCGATTTCGCGATCCAGGGTGAGTACGAGGGGGAAGTCATAATCGATCGCAAACCAACCAAGATCGCCCTTCAAGTCGTTGCGCGTGGTGGTAGCGAGTTCATGGTGAAGGCATTTGTGGGCGGGCTTCCCGGGGCCGGTTGGAACGGCAAAGAGACAGCAACAGCGACTGCAACGCGCACCGGGGATCAGGTGATTATTACCGAAGCCCGAAACAAGAAAACTCGGCAGGTGGGGGAGTTCGAGAGCGGAGCCATCCGTATCCACTGGGACGATGCCGAGGGAACCTTGAAGAAAGTTGAGCGCACGTCCAAGACGATCGGCGCGAAACCGCCCGCGGACGCCGTCGTGCTGTTCGGCGGTGAGGGCGACGAGAAGAACTGGAACGGCGGGAAGTTGGTCACGCTCTCGGACGGGAAGTACCTCGACGTGGGCGTGACGAGCAAGCAGAAGTTCGGCGCGTTCAAAGCGCACGTCGAGTTCCGCCTCCCGTGGATGCCGAACAGCACCGGCCAGGGGCGCGGGAACAGCGGGGTGTACTTCCAGAACCGCTACGAGTGCCAGGTGCTCGACAGCTTCGGGCTGAGCGGCGAAAACAACGAGTGCGGCGGGATCTACACGCAGCACAAGCCGAGCGTGAACATGTGCCTGCCGCCGCTAACGTGGCAAACGTATGACATCGAGTTCACGCCCGCGCAGTTCGATTCGGCCGGCAAGAAGACCAAAAACGGCCACGCGACGGTCTACCACAACGGCGTGAAGATCCACGACAACATCGAGTTCCCGAAGGAGTGCCCCGGCGGTCAGAAGGAAGACGCGAACTCCGGGCCGTTCCAGTTCCAGAACCACGGTGACCCGGTCGTATACCGCAACGTGTGGGTCGTCGAAGTGAAGTAGCAATCGATCGCTTCAACCCCGATACTTGTGTATCGGGTTCACCAAGAGCGGTACGTGCAATACGTACCCTCCTTTCCGAGCACTTCTTCTCAATGTGCATCATTATGCTGCGCCTCTTCGCATCGTTCGTACTCGCACTCGTATTCACGCTCCCCGCTCAAGCGGTCCCGCCGAACGTTGTGCTCATCGTGGGAGACGATCAGGGGGTGGGCGATTACGGGTTCATGGGCCACGAGCACATCAAGACACCGCACCTCGATAAGCTCGCGCGCGAGTCGCTCGTCTTCAAACGCGGCTACGTGCCCACCAGCTTGTGTCGCGCGAGTCTGGCGACGATGGTTACCGGGCTTTACCCGCACCAGCACCTGATGACCTCCAATGATCCGCCCATCCCGAAGGGCCTGACCAACGCCCAGGCGCAGAGGGACGTGGGGTTCCTGAAGCAGCGACAGGAAATGATCGCCCTGTTTGAAAAGGCGCCCACGCTACCGAAGTTGCTGGAGAAGGAAGGGTACGTGAGCTTC
The Gemmata palustris DNA segment above includes these coding regions:
- a CDS encoding selenium-binding family protein encodes the protein MDRRAFLAASAASAVGALGSANSPRAGGAETPGFASPKEAMKGPREELLFVTCTYANTGIDKPDYLAVVDAKPGSKTYGQVVHRLKMPKVGDELHHFGWNICSSCHGKPGDRRYLIVPGLKSGRIHIVDAKDPLALKVHKVIEPEEIAKKADLSAPHTAHCLPTGEIMLSMLGNAKGEAPGGFLLLDDKYEIKGRWEKDLTGMNFNYDFWYQPQHNAMVSSEWAAPKTFAPGPNFDDVKAGKYGQKIHLWDWKERKIKQSFDLGAASIPLEVRFLHDPSRPIGFVGAALSSTMWRFAPDGRGGQKWAADKVIELAPVKNDKFPGGAVPGLISDFVISMDDRFLYLAAWLHGEVKQYDITDPGKPRLTGTVKLGGALGKPEKLMGKELAGGPQMLQLSLDGKRLYATNSLYSTWDNAFYPDLGKQGSWMVQIDCDTEKGGLALNDKFCVDFGKEPDGPSRAHEVRYPGGDCTSDIFS
- a CDS encoding 3-keto-disaccharide hydrolase yields the protein MLRPLLAGLLIAGCALAIGFPRSIAEDKKDAPKKKERIAIAEPKDVAKDPDFAIQGEYEGEVIIDRKPTKIALQVVARGGSEFMVKAFVGGLPGAGWNGKETATATATRTGDQVIITEARNKKTRQVGEFESGAIRIHWDDAEGTLKKVERTSKTIGAKPPADAVVLFGGEGDEKNWNGGKLVTLSDGKYLDVGVTSKQKFGAFKAHVEFRLPWMPNSTGQGRGNSGVYFQNRYECQVLDSFGLSGENNECGGIYTQHKPSVNMCLPPLTWQTYDIEFTPAQFDSAGKKTKNGHATVYHNGVKIHDNIEFPKECPGGQKEDANSGPFQFQNHGDPVVYRNVWVVEVK
- a CDS encoding translation initiation factor produces the protein MAKVFRTALFVSADLAKAEGARSAFDSAAGRLGMPWRGVTVAPAAFAGVEVVVALDGSAPDGWTGRVEKWATGDSGAAAAGLIARLLGGSDEELPPRPAAPRPPAPPKKVHTVKLSRETAGRKGKGVTVVSELPLNEDALKELATQLKNKCGTGGTAKDGRIEIQGDHRDKLAQELEKLGYKVKRSGG